The following is a genomic window from Paenibacillus thiaminolyticus.
CGCGGGATGTCGTTCAGCGAATACATCTTCAGCGACAGAAGCTGCAGAGACACCACAGCTCTCTTCGTCAGCGCAGCAGCCTTCCATTCGCATCGGATGGCAGGACAGCGGCTATCCATCGCCGTTTGCCTTCAAGCCGTCAGGTCCGGGCGGTTTTTTGCGGAATAGCTTCCTGTTCGACACGTTAACCTGGAAAGACGATACGGGGATTATTCCATGGCTTGCTGCCTCGTGGAAGGTGTCTGAAGATGGATTGCGTTATACGTTCACGCTGGAACGGGATGTGAAATGGCATGACGGAACGGCCTTGTCCGCCGATGATGTCGTGTTCACATTTGAATACTTCAAGACGCATTCGTTTCCCTGGACAGGCGACCTAAGCCAAATCCAATCCGTGACCCGCACGGGGGACGGAACGGTAGAGTTTCAGTTGAACAATAAGTATGCTCCGTTTTTAACGGATCTGGCCGGGATCGTGCCGATTATTCCGAAGCATGTATGGGAAAAAGTTAGCGATCCGATTGCTTATCGCGACCCGTCAGCCTTGATCGGAACCGGTCCGTTCACCCTGAAGCAGTATGATGAGAAATCGGGGCAATATTGGTTCACCGCCAATGAGAGCTATTTCAAGGGAAGCGTTAATGTTAAGGATGTGGCTTACATAGATGTGAAGAATAAAGTGCTGTCTCTGCAAAAAAATGAAATCAATGCGGCATCGACGTTAAGCTATCAGGAAGCGGAGCAGCTTCAGAAGGAAGGCTTCCAGATGATGAAGAGCGAACCGACTGGCAGCGCGGTACGCATCGTATTCAACCTTGATCATCCGCAATTACAGGATAAACGATTGCGCCAAGCATTGGCCTATGCGCTTGATCGTGCGGACATGGCCGGCAAAATAGCGGGCGGGACGCCG
Proteins encoded in this region:
- a CDS encoding ABC transporter substrate-binding protein — protein: MRFRTASYFILLVTAFLLLAGCRSANTSSATEAAETPQLSSSAQQPSIRIGWQDSGYPSPFAFKPSGPGGFLRNSFLFDTLTWKDDTGIIPWLAASWKVSEDGLRYTFTLERDVKWHDGTALSADDVVFTFEYFKTHSFPWTGDLSQIQSVTRTGDGTVEFQLNNKYAPFLTDLAGIVPIIPKHVWEKVSDPIAYRDPSALIGTGPFTLKQYDEKSGQYWFTANESYFKGSVNVKDVAYIDVKNKVLSLQKNEINAASTLSYQEAEQLQKEGFQMMKSEPTGSAVRIVFNLDHPQLQDKRLRQALAYALDRADMAGKIAGGTPIPGSGGIIPPDSPWYNGKVKTYEYSTAKAEQMLDELGYRKDGTGVRQDLKLSVIVSSTSKEAQMMKEMLKKVGIELNIQQVDGVTFTSAMGENKYDMALTGHIGLSGDPDFLRLWFLGKASNSFAARGSSFDHPQFQQLAQEQLQELDSAARKQIVGEMQLILSEELPTLVLYHRPFYFLYKEAEFDRWFNTYGGIADGIPLWDNKAAFIDAKKK